In Sphingomonas phyllosphaerae, the genomic stretch CTGCTGGGTCGCGAACATCGGGCCGGGGAAGAAGGCGTGGTTCGACGGGCACCAGGAGATGGAGCAGGCGCTGGTCCGCTTCGGTCGCTTCGTCAACGACACCGAGGGCGGCGGGCGCGGCGACGCCTATGTCCGGCTCGCGCGTTTCCTGCTCGATTCGCGCGAGGGCGGGTCGGAGTATGACCAGAGCCACCTCCCGCCCGAGCAGCAATATGAAGCGGTGGGCCATGCCGTGCGCGCGGTCTATTTCTATTCCGGCATGGCGGACATCGCCGCCGAGACCGCGGACCGGGACTATCAGAGCGCCGTGCTGTCGCTCTGGGACAATATGGTGAACCGCAAATATTACGTCACCGGCGGGGTGGGCAGCGGCGACACCTCCGAAGGGTTCGGCGTCGATTACGCGCTGCGCAACGACGCCTATTGCGAGAGTTGTTCCAGCTGCGGGCTGATCTTCTTCCAGTACAAGATGAACCTGGCCTATCACGACGCCAGCTACGCCGACCTGTACGAGGAGACGATGTACAACGCGCTCCCTGGGCGCGACCGATCTGGCGGGGCGATCTTTCACCCTACACCAACCCGCTGATCGATACCGAGCGGGCGAAGTGGCACGTCTGCCCGTGCTGCGTCGGCAACATCCCGCGCACGCTGCTGATGCTGCCGACCTGGGCCTATGCCAAGTCCGACGACGGGCTGTACGTCAACATGTTCGTCGGCAGCACGATCAACGTCGGCGACGTCGCGGGCACCCCGGTCGAGATGGTGCAGGAAACCGACTATCCCTGGCATGGCAAGGTGGCGATCACCGTCAACCCGAAGCAGAGCCGCCGCTTCGCGCTGCGCCTGCGCGTGCCCGACCGGAAGACGAGCGCGCTCTACCAGTCGGAACCGGCCGTCTCGGGGCTCGTCAGCCTGTCGGTCAACGGCACCCCCGTCACCCCCCGGATCGAGCGAGGCTATGCCGTCATCACGCGCGAATGGCGTGCGGGCGACCGCGTCGAGCTGGAGCTTCCGTTGCGCGTGCAGCGCGTGACCGGGGACGAGCGGATCGAGGCGACCCGCGGCAAGGTGGCGCTGCGCTACGGCCCGCTGGTCTACAATGTCGAGCGTGCCGACCAGCCGCGCATCGACCTCGCAATCGGCGCGGCCGGGCTGTCGCCGGCGTGGCGCGGCGATCTGCTGGGCGGCGTGATGACGATCGTGGGCGAATGGAACGACGGTTCGCGCCTGACCGCCATCCCCCAATTACGCGCGCATGAACCGCACCGGGCGGCCGCTTGCCGAGCTGCCGACCGGGGATGTGTCGGTCGATTACGCGCCGGGAACCGCCGTGGTGGCGCAGCAGACCGCGGAAGCGGCGACCCGGCGCGATTCTCCGCAGTCGCTGGTCTGGATCCGGGATGGCGCGTCGGCGGCGTCGTCGTGACGGTCTCCGATACCGGCGCGACCTGACCGCGGGACGAGGCGCCCATCGCGCCGTCGCGGTCCCGGCACATCGGCCTCGCGCGCCGGGGGGACGTGACGCGGTAACTTTCCGCGCCTGCGGCGTTGTGCAGGCAATAGGGAGGTCCGCGCGTGTCGATGAGGGTCCTGGTCACCGGCGCCAGCGTCGCCGGCAACACCTGCGCCTGGTGGCTGGGGCGCGCGGGCTTCGACGTCACCGTCGTCGAGCGCGCGCCGGCGTTCCGCTACGGCGGGCAGAATGTCGACGTGCGCGGCGTCGGGCGTGCGGTGCTGCGGTGCATGGGGCTGGAGCAAGCCGCGCTGGCGCTGGGCACCGGGGAGGAGGGGACCGCCTGGGTCGAGGAAGACGGGCGCGTCGCGGCGCAGTTCCTGACCGACGAGATCGGCGCGGATGGGCCGACCGCGGAGATGGAGATCCTGCGCGGCGACCTCGCGCAGCTGCTGTTCGACGGCGCGCGCGATCATGCGCGATATCGGTTCGGCGACCATGTCGTCGCGGTCGGGCAGACCGTCGACACCGCGACGGTGACCTTTGCCGGGGGCACGACCGAGGATTACGATCTGGTGATCGTCGCGGAGGGCGTGGGATCGGCGACTCGCGCGCTGGTGTTCCCGGGCGAGAACCGGCCGCGCCCGATGGACCTGACGATCGCCTATTTCACCATCCCGCGCCGCGCCGACGACGACCGGCTGTGGCGCTGGTATCATGCGCCGGGCGGGCGCAGCGTGTCGCTGCGGCCGGACCGGCACGGCACGACGCGCGCGATGCTGAGCGTGCAGAAGCCGCCCGAGGGCGAGCAGGACTGGCCGACCGAGCGGCAGAAGGCGTGGCTGCGCGCGACCTTCGCCGACGCCGGCTGGCAGGCGCCGCGCGTGATCGAGGGCATGGCGACGACCCCCGACTTCTACCTGGACGTGCTGCGCCAGATCCGGATGCCGCGCTGGTCCGCCGGCCGGGTGGTGCTGTGCGGCGACGCCGCCTGGTGCGTGACGCCGATCGGCGGGGTCGGCACCACGCTGGCGGTGACCGGCGCGCGGGTGCTGGCGGGCGAACTGGCGCTTGCCGCCGATCCGCTCGATGCCCTCGGCGCCTACGAACAGGCGATGCGGCCGATGGTCGGGCAGGCGCAGGGCGTGCCCCGTTTCGCCTCGCGCCTCGCCAATCCGCACAGCCGCACCGGCATCCGCATCCTCCACGCGGTGATGGCTGCCGCGAGCCGTCCCGCGATCAGGAAGACCGCGGGAAGGGTGTTCGGTGGCGGCGGCGATGCGGGGGAGCCGGACCTGTCGCGCTACGATGCCCCGGGGGAGGCGGTTGCCGACGCCCGCGACGACGCAACGGCGGCGCGTGCCGCCGGTCGCGGCGCTCGCGCTGGCCGGGCTCGTCCTCGGCGCCGGGGTGCTGCTTGGCCGCCGGGCGTCGCGATCAGCGTCGGCGCGTCCGCCACGAACCGATTCAGCACGCCGTCGGCGATCCTGACGTCGCCATCGAAGCGAGTCGCGCCGGGGTCCGTCCGGATCGCGGCGGCGGCGGCGGGCCTCGGTGAAGTGGTGCCGCGCAGCGGCGTCGGCGCGGTTCGGCGACGGTGCCGTCACCGATCCGGCGGAAGACCTGCGCGCGACGATCGTCGACGTCGATTCTGTGGCGACGGACCTTACGGTCGGGGGCCGCGGCCGGTGCGGTCGGTGAGGCGGGCGGTGAAGCCATTGACGAGCTGGCGCGCTGGCGGCGCTGGCGTCGAGGGTATGCGACATCGTGTCGGCTCCCGGCCGGGAAGTCGATGGGCGCACGAAGGCGCCGACCGAATCGGGGCCGGCCGCCGCTGGGCGTGCGAAATGGCTGTGAGGATCAGATCAGCGGATC encodes the following:
- a CDS encoding FAD-dependent monooxygenase codes for the protein MRVLVTGASVAGNTCAWWLGRAGFDVTVVERAPAFRYGGQNVDVRGVGRAVLRCMGLEQAALALGTGEEGTAWVEEDGRVAAQFLTDEIGADGPTAEMEILRGDLAQLLFDGARDHARYRFGDHVVAVGQTVDTATVTFAGGTTEDYDLVIVAEGVGSATRALVFPGENRPRPMDLTIAYFTIPRRADDDRLWRWYHAPGGRSVSLRPDRHGTTRAMLSVQKPPEGEQDWPTERQKAWLRATFADAGWQAPRVIEGMATTPDFYLDVLRQIRMPRWSAGRVVLCGDAAWCVTPIGGVGTTLAVTGARVLAGELALAADPLDALGAYEQAMRPMVGQAQGVPRFASRLANPHSRTGIRILHAVMAAASRPAIRKTAGRVFGGGGDAGEPDLSRYDAPGEAVADARDDATAARAAGRGARAGRARPRRRGAAWPPGVAISVGASATNRFSTPSAILTSPSKRVAPGSVRIAAAAAGLGEVVPRSGVGAVRRRCRHRSGGRPARDDRRRRFCGDGPYGRGPRPVRSVRRAVKPLTSWRAGGAGVEGMRHRVGSRPGSRWAHEGADRIGAGRRWACEMAVRIRSADHGGAQARTAHEQTVPTRTGVRCALCAF
- a CDS encoding glycoside hydrolase family 127 protein; the protein is MDTERAKWHVCPCCVGNIPRTLLMLPTWAYAKSDDGLYVNMFVGSTINVGDVAGTPVEMVQETDYPWHGKVAITVNPKQSRRFALRLRVPDRKTSALYQSEPAVSGLVSLSVNGTPVTPRIERGYAVITREWRAGDRVELELPLRVQRVTGDERIEATRGKVALRYGPLVYNVERADQPRIDLAIGAAGLSPAWRGDLLGGVMTIVGEWNDGSRLTAIPQLRAHEPHRAAACRAADRGCVGRLRAGNRRGGAADRGSGDPARFSAVAGLDPGWRVGGVVVTVSDTGAT